One region of Hymenobacter sediminicola genomic DNA includes:
- a CDS encoding quinone-dependent dihydroorotate dehydrogenase: protein MYKALLKPLFFRLDAEKAHHLVFDNLKRAHAIPGAAALLRRIYDFQYPGLEREVFGLRFRNPVGLAAGLDKNAEFTTELAALGFGFVEIGTVTPRPQPGNPVPRLFRLPQDEALLNRMGFNNEGATAAAERLRHDRPAGIIIGGNIGKNKDTPNEQAANDYVACVEALHAVVDYFVVNVSSPNTPGLRQLQEREPLIRLLQQVQERNATLPVPRPLLLKIAPDLTDTQLDDILLIARETKLSGLVATNTTISREGLQTPAGHVASLGAGGLSGRPLRQRATEVIRYLHRHSQGGLPIIGVGGIHSAADALEKLDAGASLIQLYTGFVYEGPGLIKRINQQLARRQAV, encoded by the coding sequence ATGTACAAAGCCTTACTCAAACCTCTGTTTTTTCGGTTAGATGCGGAGAAAGCGCATCACTTGGTATTCGACAACCTCAAACGAGCCCATGCCATACCCGGTGCAGCAGCGCTGTTGCGGAGGATCTACGATTTCCAGTACCCCGGACTGGAGCGAGAAGTATTTGGGTTGCGCTTCCGAAACCCAGTAGGGCTGGCAGCCGGCCTCGACAAGAATGCCGAGTTTACGACGGAGCTGGCAGCACTGGGCTTTGGCTTTGTAGAAATAGGAACCGTGACGCCACGGCCGCAGCCTGGAAACCCGGTACCTCGCTTATTCCGGCTGCCGCAAGATGAGGCCCTGCTCAACCGCATGGGATTCAACAACGAGGGGGCAACTGCCGCAGCCGAACGGTTGCGCCATGACCGGCCGGCCGGCATCATCATCGGCGGCAATATTGGCAAGAACAAGGATACCCCCAACGAGCAGGCAGCCAATGACTATGTGGCTTGTGTAGAGGCCCTGCACGCGGTAGTCGACTACTTTGTAGTGAATGTGTCGTCGCCGAATACGCCGGGACTGCGGCAGCTGCAGGAACGGGAGCCGCTTATTCGGTTGCTGCAACAGGTGCAGGAACGCAACGCCACGCTGCCCGTGCCCCGCCCCCTACTGCTCAAGATAGCGCCCGACCTCACCGATACGCAGCTCGACGATATCCTACTGATTGCGCGCGAAACCAAACTCAGCGGCCTAGTGGCCACCAACACAACCATCAGTAGGGAGGGGCTACAAACGCCAGCCGGACATGTAGCTTCCCTTGGAGCAGGTGGCCTGAGCGGCCGCCCACTGCGCCAGCGGGCTACAGAGGTTATCCGTTATCTGCACCGCCATAGCCAAGGAGGCTTACCCATAATTGGAGTGGGCGGTATTCACTCGGCAGCCGATGCACTGGAAAAGCTGGATGCCGGCGCTTCGCTGATACAGCTATACACCGGGTTTGTATACGAAGGGCCAGGCTTAATTAAACGTATCAACCAGCAGCTAGCACGCAGGCAGGCAGTATAA
- a CDS encoding AAA family ATPase has product MNFYRYISNTLKRKIASLTIASSRTSILRSLPQRHPETGQVYAWSNSSHKSLLESVIYYGTHGQPKVSKLLLDSWYQQQKILRRQVSNALREAGYSIPAVPSQKPAQIVKSLIKTDVLQRGEEQFFYPAGSSLMVDATDEEVTLMAALLGWSAIAVDTNNNLPTGEEGNIYSINKSKEDSLAGSAETNLLRGIKVTSESLHSVAKLNSLVPKNQPAALPRPDEIESNSTPEPFSEVAFEALEVDIAKLADKLLNYEQQLRLGRIPLSIDKEVDMLAEINTRYQAAITWFNATAALHPAINLPVPPPDANLNYLRLGLTEVNVAHQQAQHAVDTQQKALEVLALVHYVRHQSIAKFNPLADVYETANTLSTKIAATPPPSEHPSSHEIATGTHPLALLVAIAASPEKAHSITDDGSAAQALYAALSTPVVIALLRGNLYLASEEAIASETVEVGVEIKSPLGIAEEIQEVTLETAIEAPHPVTSPISEPSQGMDGKEFVTDVHQGTAEVEEEVKGTPVDLLHDLRPTPLELPTDSLPAAGEKSRAQSQHEYPHPPLITIPQKVEDDINDPSIIDFEGDIQTTVTYPEWLVPLQWDLLEQRRFALAWRLTEAATGPHHVEVVNQHNPLPAWLLKCLAVTQELRVGPTTLSTVFSEAIQPVLDLPAGSSFLTWQGRAVVLAAALWPALVAPITQAQELLRNGLPGFANVNNLCLHILTRNALEPLQPALLQHYQTDQQWQQQLKEIQTKLNQWADQYQHAEFRQRKNHPITVFWRHCLKREQPIGQLLNVLTRPAASQGQMDTARRLVVELQNEASLQRKLHEANLELAPNRHVWPWFRTHLAPLLDISAAWLDLQAKRPTSEGIPYQESQDQEFCRELTRLLALAQGDIVDSRKRETASYSLVALELLANALDQVQKLLGGTPISTLPEPSAFQILTLPLFRSKGIELGPTSELVGEPSYQLSNLQQAAKEGELSWVAAYQYHLKEGNFQACQYIRSYLPALRELGGSADFPRQSYLVDWRAQEQHLTHAINLTAQAVETGVRKGYISEQMRAECSLLLDNQRNLLLAKPLPETLPLNFPYLHRQLKAWQQRLETTRESSVATVSEELARLIEKLPESRQQANTERVARALSESSVSVAHHYVAQLMNDVDITTNNIDQSEFKTFFVNRFPLLESALTGASPDEHVKALREGKTLAGQDLESIDEKARLEASQALIDWQELRANRTAIGGPNQQALVQLLKFVGFPQPELVLTAPSSGRQGFEALDVEKMFVRGKDLCPIAAFASDAKGAYRLLLVWTRVGDVEELFERVDSISERGLSRKPIIVFYFHALNAAQRNDLASLSRERKKTFLVFDRLLLLYLATAGLQRPRLPLFFQLTLPFTYVKPYITGGSNLPPEMFYGREEEKMQLRSSSSNSSCLVYGGRQLGKTAILRDIQREFHCPEEDELVLFLDIRLLGFEGHPIKNLVEELVKLLQNTNLPILPTKSLSNVGPKKVLDYIRRWIQGESKRRMLLFLDEADQFLNQDAAQQFEYTNLFKSLMDDTDRRFKVVFSGTHNVQRTYRLPNQPLSQLGTAVCIGPLIANYEARQAEELVRRPLESLGFEFEKDELVTEILVATNYFPSLIQLFCDRLLTHLYTAYPSPEAGQRPYYCIREHDVTSASIKARGDIRAKFLLTLDLNPRFKLLAYLLASHEVAELYSEPAVEGLTNRQLHEAARDYWPAAFGPHSADADFQILLEEVEELSIATRIPATETYHLRTPNLRQLLGTLPDIERELSTFHHTPIPGAYQADLARDFYGGTGHQTRLPSPLTASQYAIIRANGTTIIRGSEAAGLKKVEDFLKSQGDIHFVLLKDANDEGRCRKELEEIKDARPNFKTTVVLVRDRYSMDLVKFTVDLTRGLTSDMRRMHVVFLMDPAKLLRVLNHKTKHFELFFNARVNLLELHAWQSQTLTQWMKEAAEIPSYTARIRELTGGWYDALFYFLEHLALHDSPADSLELLEAYVQEHAKAAQWGILSNSTEDKVLRILATFSSATEALSQADLEGFLPEESVGAIASALKWAEILGLVVPAAERGTIRIEQHIASLYK; this is encoded by the coding sequence ACAGCTTAGTTCCCAAAAATCAACCTGCTGCTCTCCCCCGGCCCGACGAAATTGAGTCTAATTCTACTCCAGAGCCTTTCTCTGAAGTTGCGTTTGAAGCTCTTGAAGTTGATATAGCTAAGCTGGCAGACAAATTACTCAATTACGAGCAGCAGTTGAGACTGGGGCGAATTCCACTCTCAATTGACAAAGAAGTGGACATGCTTGCCGAGATTAATACGCGCTACCAGGCAGCAATCACTTGGTTCAATGCAACAGCGGCGCTTCATCCGGCCATTAACCTGCCAGTACCGCCACCCGATGCAAACTTGAACTACTTGCGCTTGGGCTTGACGGAAGTGAATGTCGCCCACCAGCAAGCGCAACATGCAGTCGATACGCAACAAAAGGCATTGGAAGTACTCGCACTGGTACATTATGTCAGGCACCAATCGATTGCAAAATTCAATCCTCTAGCGGACGTTTATGAGACAGCGAACACATTATCTACAAAAATAGCGGCTACCCCCCCCCCGTCTGAACACCCTAGTAGTCACGAGATAGCCACAGGAACCCACCCGCTGGCGCTGTTAGTGGCAATCGCTGCTTCTCCCGAAAAGGCACATAGCATAACTGATGATGGTTCAGCTGCACAAGCGCTATATGCGGCATTGTCTACTCCCGTCGTAATAGCCCTGCTTCGAGGAAATTTGTATTTAGCCAGCGAGGAAGCAATTGCATCCGAGACCGTAGAGGTCGGAGTAGAAATAAAGTCACCACTCGGTATCGCGGAAGAAATCCAAGAGGTGACCTTAGAAACAGCAATAGAAGCTCCGCATCCAGTCACATCACCTATTTCTGAACCATCACAAGGCATGGACGGCAAGGAGTTTGTGACGGATGTTCATCAAGGCACAGCCGAGGTCGAAGAAGAAGTAAAAGGCACACCGGTAGATCTATTACATGATTTACGGCCCACCCCTCTAGAATTACCTACCGACTCATTGCCTGCTGCCGGGGAGAAATCACGCGCACAAAGTCAGCATGAATACCCTCATCCACCCTTAATAACGATTCCACAAAAGGTCGAAGATGATATTAACGACCCTTCAATAATCGATTTTGAAGGAGATATTCAGACGACGGTCACTTATCCGGAATGGCTAGTGCCTTTACAGTGGGATTTGCTTGAACAACGTCGATTTGCACTTGCTTGGCGCTTAACTGAAGCCGCTACAGGCCCCCATCATGTGGAAGTGGTGAATCAACACAATCCACTACCTGCTTGGCTATTGAAATGCTTGGCTGTTACCCAAGAACTGCGCGTTGGGCCAACCACGCTGAGTACTGTATTTTCAGAAGCCATTCAACCGGTTTTAGACCTTCCTGCTGGCTCTAGTTTTCTGACCTGGCAAGGGAGAGCCGTTGTGTTAGCCGCGGCCTTATGGCCTGCACTCGTGGCCCCAATCACCCAAGCGCAGGAATTGCTTCGTAATGGGCTGCCAGGTTTTGCGAACGTGAATAATTTGTGTTTGCACATTTTGACTCGCAATGCATTAGAGCCTTTGCAGCCAGCGCTACTGCAGCACTACCAGACCGACCAGCAATGGCAACAACAGCTCAAGGAAATACAGACAAAGCTTAATCAATGGGCTGACCAATACCAACACGCGGAGTTTAGGCAACGGAAAAACCATCCGATTACAGTATTCTGGCGCCACTGCTTGAAGCGTGAGCAGCCCATCGGCCAGTTACTGAATGTCTTGACCCGACCAGCAGCCTCGCAAGGGCAGATGGATACAGCACGGCGATTGGTTGTTGAATTGCAAAATGAGGCCTCATTGCAACGTAAGCTCCACGAAGCAAATCTGGAATTAGCGCCTAACCGGCATGTGTGGCCTTGGTTTAGAACCCATCTAGCTCCCTTACTTGATATTTCTGCCGCCTGGCTGGACTTGCAGGCCAAGCGCCCCACATCAGAGGGCATACCCTATCAAGAGAGCCAAGACCAAGAATTTTGCCGTGAACTCACGCGCTTGCTGGCCTTGGCTCAAGGTGATATAGTCGATAGCCGCAAGCGCGAAACAGCCAGCTATTCACTGGTTGCGCTGGAGCTATTAGCGAATGCCTTAGACCAGGTGCAAAAATTGTTAGGGGGAACGCCAATCAGCACACTACCAGAGCCCAGTGCATTTCAAATACTTACGCTGCCCCTATTCCGAAGCAAAGGCATCGAGTTGGGGCCCACTAGTGAATTGGTAGGTGAACCTAGTTATCAACTATCCAATTTACAGCAAGCGGCCAAGGAAGGTGAACTCAGTTGGGTGGCAGCCTATCAATATCATTTAAAGGAAGGCAATTTTCAAGCATGCCAATATATCCGAAGCTACTTGCCAGCACTGCGAGAATTAGGAGGGTCAGCTGATTTTCCTCGTCAAAGCTACTTAGTCGATTGGCGTGCCCAAGAGCAACACTTAACTCACGCGATTAATCTAACAGCGCAAGCTGTTGAAACAGGAGTACGAAAGGGCTACATAAGCGAGCAAATGCGCGCAGAATGCAGCCTTCTATTAGATAATCAGCGTAATCTCCTCCTTGCTAAACCACTGCCGGAGACTTTACCCCTTAATTTTCCTTATCTGCACCGTCAGTTAAAAGCTTGGCAGCAACGCTTGGAAACAACGCGTGAATCAAGCGTTGCTACTGTAAGCGAAGAACTGGCACGACTTATTGAGAAATTGCCTGAGTCTAGACAGCAGGCAAATACCGAACGGGTAGCGCGAGCCCTTAGTGAGAGCTCCGTCAGTGTTGCGCACCATTATGTGGCTCAACTCATGAACGATGTTGACATAACCACAAATAACATCGACCAATCAGAATTCAAAACATTCTTCGTAAACCGTTTCCCTTTACTTGAATCTGCTCTTACCGGAGCGTCGCCCGACGAACATGTAAAAGCTTTGAGAGAGGGGAAAACACTAGCTGGTCAAGATTTAGAATCAATAGATGAGAAAGCAAGGCTAGAAGCTAGCCAAGCATTGATTGACTGGCAGGAACTTCGAGCCAATCGTACTGCTATCGGCGGACCTAACCAGCAGGCACTTGTCCAATTGTTAAAGTTCGTTGGATTTCCCCAGCCCGAATTAGTATTAACGGCTCCTTCCTCTGGACGTCAAGGGTTTGAGGCGCTGGATGTCGAAAAGATGTTTGTGCGTGGTAAAGACCTATGTCCGATTGCTGCGTTTGCTTCCGATGCAAAAGGTGCATATAGGCTTTTACTGGTGTGGACGCGAGTAGGAGACGTAGAAGAACTTTTTGAAAGGGTAGACTCCATTAGCGAGCGAGGCCTATCTCGCAAGCCCATTATTGTTTTTTATTTTCATGCGCTAAATGCCGCTCAGCGGAACGATTTAGCCAGTTTGAGTCGCGAACGCAAAAAAACATTTTTAGTCTTTGACCGGCTGTTGCTGCTGTATCTAGCAACTGCTGGCTTGCAACGGCCGCGGTTGCCATTGTTTTTTCAGTTGACATTGCCTTTCACTTACGTTAAGCCTTACATAACCGGTGGTAGCAACCTCCCGCCAGAAATGTTCTATGGCAGAGAGGAAGAAAAGATGCAATTGAGAAGTAGCTCCTCTAATTCTTCTTGCCTAGTATATGGTGGGCGGCAACTTGGGAAAACCGCTATTCTGCGTGATATTCAACGCGAATTTCACTGCCCGGAAGAAGATGAATTAGTACTTTTTCTCGATATCAGGCTGCTTGGCTTTGAAGGCCACCCAATAAAGAATTTGGTAGAAGAACTAGTTAAGCTACTACAAAACACAAATTTACCTATTCTACCCACTAAGAGCCTTTCCAATGTCGGGCCGAAAAAAGTATTGGACTATATTCGGCGATGGATACAAGGCGAATCTAAACGTCGCATGCTGCTATTCTTGGATGAAGCCGACCAGTTTCTTAACCAAGACGCGGCTCAGCAATTCGAGTACACGAACCTGTTCAAAAGCCTTATGGACGATACCGACCGTCGCTTTAAGGTAGTCTTTTCAGGTACACACAACGTGCAACGTACTTATCGTTTACCCAATCAGCCTTTGTCACAATTGGGCACAGCGGTATGTATTGGGCCACTTATTGCAAACTATGAGGCCCGCCAAGCCGAGGAATTGGTTCGCCGCCCCCTGGAGAGCTTAGGATTCGAGTTTGAGAAAGACGAATTAGTAACTGAAATATTAGTCGCCACTAATTATTTCCCTAGTTTGATTCAACTGTTTTGTGACCGGCTCCTTACACATCTATACACCGCATATCCTTCGCCTGAAGCTGGGCAACGACCTTATTACTGTATCAGAGAGCACGATGTCACTAGTGCGTCCATAAAAGCACGAGGAGACATTCGTGCTAAGTTCTTGCTTACGCTGGATTTGAACCCGCGCTTTAAATTACTTGCGTATTTGCTAGCTTCACATGAGGTAGCAGAGCTATACAGTGAACCCGCCGTTGAAGGACTTACTAACCGACAACTGCATGAAGCGGCACGGGACTATTGGCCCGCAGCCTTTGGCCCACACAGTGCGGATGCTGACTTTCAAATTTTACTGGAAGAAGTAGAGGAGTTAAGTATCGCGACTCGTATTCCAGCAACTGAAACCTACCACTTGCGCACACCCAACCTGCGTCAACTACTAGGGACGCTTCCAGATATTGAACGGGAGTTATCTACCTTCCACCACACCCCCATTCCAGGCGCTTACCAAGCTGATTTAGCACGTGATTTCTATGGCGGAACTGGTCATCAAACGCGTCTCCCCAGTCCTTTAACCGCTTCTCAATATGCCATCATTCGCGCTAATGGCACTACTATTATTCGCGGCAGTGAAGCGGCAGGACTGAAAAAGGTTGAAGATTTTCTGAAGAGTCAAGGCGACATTCATTTTGTATTGCTGAAAGATGCAAATGATGAGGGACGATGCCGCAAAGAATTAGAAGAAATCAAGGATGCCCGGCCCAATTTTAAGACAACAGTGGTCTTGGTTCGAGATCGCTACAGCATGGACCTCGTCAAGTTTACTGTTGATTTGACGCGTGGTTTAACGTCGGATATGCGACGAATGCACGTAGTCTTTTTAATGGACCCCGCTAAACTCTTGCGTGTTTTAAATCATAAAACAAAGCATTTCGAGTTGTTCTTCAACGCTAGGGTGAATCTGCTAGAGTTGCATGCTTGGCAATCTCAAACCCTGACCCAGTGGATGAAGGAAGCTGCAGAGATACCATCTTACACAGCACGTATTCGTGAACTAACGGGTGGATGGTATGATGCACTCTTTTACTTCCTGGAGCATCTGGCACTACACGACAGCCCGGCAGATTCTCTTGAGTTGCTAGAAGCTTATGTACAGGAGCATGCTAAGGCTGCTCAATGGGGTATTCTTTCTAACTCGACAGAAGACAAAGTGTTGCGCATACTTGCCACGTTCAGTTCTGCAACCGAAGCCTTATCGCAGGCGGATTTAGAAGGTTTTTTACCAGAAGAATCTGTTGGCGCTATCGCATCAGCACTGAAATGGGCAGAGATTTTAGGCTTAGTAGTCCCTGCTGCAGAACGCGGTACTATTCGCATTGAACAGCACATAGCATCATTATACAAGTGA